Genomic window (Ostrea edulis chromosome 9, xbOstEdul1.1, whole genome shotgun sequence):
TGGTACTTCAGTGtcttcacctacagctgttAACATCTCAATGTGAGTGACAATTTCACCGCGAgacttaaaacaaacaaacaaacaaccgaAAACAGCGGCAGAACATGGCTCAACAGCTCCATCCACCGAATGTAACAGTACCGCTCTGAATAAATACGCTGATTTTGATTGGGTGACATATTCAATCTAAGTTTACGTTGGTAAAAAGTAGAAAACATTGTTCATCGTCTTTAATTGGATACTAGTAGGCAGGACTGTTTCATAATGCACTTCAATATATGTTTTcactattttatttaaatttaccTCAGTAAATGCTGCGTACGTTGGGTATGTGAAAGGTATTGCATATCTGCGGCGGAAGACGAGATGCTGCCTGTAGAGGGGGAGACTCAGCTGCCTTTTGTAACATTcctaaaaaatcatttaaaaattatccGGGGTACCGATTGTTAAGATGGTGATTTTTACGTAACTTTGTTCAGTTGATATTACCTGAAAATGGTGGCCTGGATACGCCTCGTGAAAAGCCAACGGGAGCACATTTGTATTCGTCCTGTAAGCATCAGGGGAAAAAACAGGTTTACAAGTTCCATGATCACAAAACAGATTAATATATAACTTAATACACCGAATGTTTTTGTTTGGCAGTTATCCCATGTCTGTACTgtattcatacatacatgtatagcatgTACCATAAAAAACATCAATGATCATAGAAGTACGGTATCTGTGCTTGTTTTAaaggaaatgaaatatttgtaaacttGATTTTTCCAATAAAACTTGAAAATGTAAGAGGTTTCAATAAAATTCGAACACACAGCGACAGGATTTAGCGTTACATGCATACCTCTTGACCATCAAAGCGTACGACAAGCATTCGGGGCACATGCCCTGACTGGGAAGCGTCATACCTCGGTAAAGTTTTATAGTTGTTTAATCAAGTGGCTGATGCAGTATGTTCGCGAATATCAGGGAATTACAGCCTTAATCTTGCAATGATTCGGTGATAAGTTTTGCAAATTACATTCCGAAACTcgttcatttttaaaattacctTCAGATTAGACAGTTCTCTCCATGTATAATAAAGTGGGACAATGTCTTACCCGTTCTGATAATGTACATTGATGTAAAACACGTTGTTGGTGTAATGTCCTCTGGCAGGTATTCTCGAATTATTGTACGTAACTATtctgaaataaaagatatggtTTATTTTTTGTCAGAATCTGATCCAAACTTAAAACTAAAGTAATAAAAATTCTGACTATATGATATTCACAattatgattttgttctcccttGGTAAAACTTTGTATAAGACAGCCAAGATGATGATATATTAAGTTCAAATCAATATTAACaaacattttatcaatgaaCTAACTACGTCATATCCACCGACGTTTGAGAAGTTATGATGCAagatcaaccaatcaatcattcaaacaATGTTTCAATCAAACAACATGACAATTAAACAATGTTTTCAATCAATTAACGCTCAGTCAATTTGGCAATCAATCAGTATACCAatgttttcaatcaatcaatgtaattaatcaatcaattgattAATGTGACACTTAAAATAAAGTCAATCATTGCCCACGGATCTGAAAGGAAACAGGTTCCGATGAAGACTCGAGCAAATTTCGGCAAAGCCACGATGTTATATATTTTGCGGTCACTAATATAAAATTGGATAATCTTTTTAATAAGACAGATTTAGCCATTGTACATTTTGGTAAGAGAACTCGATTTAAGCGATATACCTACTTTAATGGGGTCAGCGGAATTTTACGGAATATTTTCCATAAGGAATCATGTGCGTCGTCGATTACATTCCGGTATGTCTGGAATGTGTTCCGCTGCAAAAAAGTAAAtattagttaaaaaaaaaaaaaatcatcagtgTTGTACACAAAAATCAAAGATTCCCTGACCGAATTCCTCGTGTTACTTAGAAATCTTCTCTTCTGTATAATGACGTACCTTTTGCTTTCGGTATCGAAACTTTTTCTGGGAGTATCGGAAGAAATCTGATATTTCTCCCCTAAACCCCATTCGTTGCATTacctaaaacaaattatttatgCTCAGTATGTAATCAAGTCAAATAAAAACGGTTCTTCGGTACAAAGGAAACCTTTCAAAACCTGGTGTTTCTAGATTGAATCTACAGTATTGATCACGTGACAAAGTGAGTTCCCTGTAcgtgttttcatgtaaatggaTACTAagcaatattttcacaaaattagCTCTTGAAGGCTGAACACTTATTtcgaaattttttattttaaattaatCCAACTTAATGTTTGATATAACCATGTATCTGCaaatagtaaatatattttcaaaatcgtCGTGGGTACATATAGTAGGGAACTATCGAATTTTCTTAAATTAATGGTGCTTCTTTCATACGACTTCATGAGTTATATGGGAAAAGCCTGTTTTACAAGAAATACacgtaaaagaaaaaaaagaagaaagaagaattGGGTTCAAGGGGTATACTGGATGTTGCGTAATCTTGAAATCTTACTCTGCAATAGATGGTGACTGTGGGGAATAAACATGGTTGAAAATACGTGCAAGATTTTCACGATATTTCATAATATCCCCATCTCCCCGTTGACTTTAACTTTAAATCCCATTCATGAGAAATAAGTATGAAAATTCATTAGCAGTACCTTCTTCATAAGCTTTTCTATCCTCTTAACTTCGCTATGCCCCAGATTGTGGATTTCTTTCGGTGTGAGTCGGGTTCCTAAGTGGTAATCCAGACATGCTTGGTAGTAATCCAGGCCCCCTGGCATGGAAGATACCCCTATATTAGCCCGACTTGCTGGGAAATATTCCTAAAAACGAAGTATTTAAGCCCATGGCATTTGTTCCACACCGTGCAtggtcaattttttaaaaacaaagttcTTTGGAAAATGAATCACTTTTATATTGGGCAGATGGTGTAATCATTCTTTCATCAGAGGGTACGTTATGAATGGCTTCACTTACTCAAAGTGAAGCTTGTGTAGCGTGCTCTCTGGGTGATTATGTACACTCAAAAATACACGAAAAGCTCATTTCCATGCTACATTGATTTTCCTGCCACAGACGCTTAAAGTTAAATGATGAAAAGTAAGACGATTCAAAGGTAATTCGATatgattattttttacttttttaatattttgcaacatcaaaatgatatatgaatgataaattcaaatttgaaatgatgATGATTTTAAGCATTATGTTTACTAAACACTACATTCCCGAGCGTGGCAAAGTTCAAATAAGGTAAATTCAATCCCAGATGAATGACCTTGACCCGTAAAAAGTGATGTCCAAAATTAAAATtcagacaattttttttatatcgttCTACAGGTTTAGAACGCCTTTGGTATTTTTGTGTCGCATTCTttattgtgatattttatatacatccatattAGTCAATATCTTATAAAGTGTTGTCCAACGAACTGACGTTACTACAAAAAACACTCTATACACGGTTATTTTCGCCCCATGTTATTTTCGCCCCGTTAAATTTTCGCCTTTTTACACGTGGAGACATTTTAGCCCCGTTTTAAATTCCGCCCAGATATAGTTGTGTTAAGAGATATATGAGAGAAAACAAATTCGACCACTCTTAAATTCGCCCAGTGACAACGAGGGCGAAAGGGACGAAAATAAAACGGGGGCAAATATTTCCCTTTATGCAGTATACCATATTGAGATATACTAACCAAATCAAGAAATTCCGCCATGTTCCGCAGAGCATTCACTATGTTGTCCATGCTGATGTCCCAAGCCTCTAATTGGGTGCTgtatatgataaaatatattttgatcaaaatgtaaaatttcgTAAATCAGACAGTTGTACTGGGATGAACACGATGTTGCTAAAGAGAAGAGACCCCGGGATTAACTTGGTTGTGGAATGCACACCACAGAACATTTACAATGTCCTATACAGATTAAAACACACGTCTCATTTAGCACGGATATTTGTTAGCAATAATCATTTTGATATACTCCACCCTACAGGAATAGATCTTATGTCTTACCTTGAAGAgttttgtaaggaaatgttcaGATCTTCTCGCTTCTGGTTTCGGTACAAGTAGAACATATCGGACCATATAACCTCCAGAATGCCATTCTGTAAAACGTTCAAAGCATATGCATCTATAAACACACCAGTTAAACCGAGAAGTTTTACTTATCCTTTCGAGGAAATTTCTGTGAatattttgccccccccccccacccccccacccccattatATCATATAAACTGAATTTTTGTCTGGAAGGAGGGGTTGGGTTGGTAACATCATCTTTATAAGACTCTTATAAAGTATACGGATCATTAAAGAATAATTAAGATGCATGTAATGTAATGAATTCCTTTTACCAACAAATTTGGTAGatacatttttaatgaattatctaAACAGGATAATGTGATTTTGATAAAGATGGTATTGACACAgccaattttgaaatgattgtCGTAGTCTGGTGATACTATTTTAGTGGGTTGGcgagaaattattttttttttaaattaggtcAAAATGCTATAGATATTCTCTTGTATatcttcaaagaaaattgttaatCACTTCTCTtgcttaaaaaatgataagtattttttatttaacatatttgtgcgcattatctacatgtacatcaaacaTAATCAAAGTTTCGGTACAATTACTCGTGTCATTTAACGACATAATACCTGAATGTTgttttaaacaatatcaaattttctttaaaaacactTTGCTCTGAAACTTTTTTTGACGTTGAACAAAATGGGTGTCATTAACCAGCTGTTTGTCTGAGCGGGTCTTTGAATACCGGTAGCTCTTGTAGGACACGGATACGGTCCCTTGATCTGGGGCCTATATATTCAACTCATTCACAACTTCCGCTGGCATTCTTTCCGGCAAGCTCGGAAAACAGAAACAGCTGCTTACACAATGGGCTCACAGTAGACAAGAAGATCGACGGTGGCCAAAATGTAATGGATATACGGATTAGGTGATGAAAGTTACCAAATAAAGTTTCTAGCTACACTACCATTGTGATTATATGGTTGGTCCTGTTAAGTTGAATGGCTCTCTTCATGAGTAAAATTTGTTCCTCTAtctacacaaaataaaatatacacaatgataaaaattaaacaaagtTTTCATTAACATTCCGGAGGTCGTCGTTAGACATACCCGCAACAAAGGTTTTGAAGTATTTTTCCCAATGAACAAacatatatctgtatataattcaatataatAGAACGATCTCCTGATATAATTTGAAAGTCGGTTAACAGTAACTTTTATATTGaggtagatacatgtaacagattATATTCTATGAAGTACGCTTGTGCGGGAATTCCCCTATCATTTCCAAGGCTAGCATCTTGATCTGTTCTAGCCGAAACTATAAATTTGGCCCAAGCTCTATCCGTCAACGTTAGTCTAACAGTACCCTACGTGTATAATAAAGGTCATCAATGAGAAACTGTGAGGATTATTGCAGTACAATGCCATACTTGTTGTGGAATGGCTTGAAGCCTAGAGAGATATGTCTTCGGATCTGACGTCATCGGTTTTGAAATCCAGTCGCGGTTTTTCAGCGGACCCTCAAGGAAATTCAAAGGGTTCAAACTTCCCCATCTGCAAAACATAGAGGAATTTAGAGAACGTTTAGAAGTGATATTATCATTTTGCAAACGGAAGGAATTATCTGGTCTGTACGTACGTATAAAACGGTAATTAAACCGAGATATAATGACCTGTTCATTTGTGTTTTGTCTGGAAGAAATTTATTTCCGGCATTCCATCATATCAATgatttaaaggaaaaaaaaaacctactcTCTGAATTCATAGCCTTTCACGTAGGTCTGCACATGGTTgcgtaatattttaaaatctcgTAGTTCGTCTCGAGTGAGTCGTATTTTGTCGATGCCTTCCATCTGGTTCAGCAATTCTAAATTCTGATTCTGAAGATGCAAAAAGCATAAATCGGTTATCGAATGTAGACAGATAAAGGGAAGGGAATAATGAAACAGCTACCTTGAACTCTACTCCCACATCTGTACGGTAAtcttaaaggtcaaggtctaaCAGATAGGAAATAACAAGTGCAACATGCATTCTAATTTCTTTAATAGTTCTTCGacgtaattttaaaacaaaaacaaaagtaaCAAATTATGAGTTGCAATAATcagaaaagaattcaaaattatttgtgTTTCATGTATACCCAAAGGAAACAAAATCccttgcatgtatatatatatatatatatatatatatatatatatatatatatatatatatatattttaaaaaagcagTTACTAATATTACTTCATTTCCTGTTTCTTTACGAATTTTAAGAAGTTTCTTTTCCCCTTGTCAATTATCAGATATTTTTAGGTGGTTAAATCcgaaagaaaatcaaatttgGTTTTCACCTTACGCCGTTCAAATGCTTGAAATGCATAAGATTCAACTCTTCCATCACTGTGGACAAGCCCTGTTGACTCTGAAAATTCTGGATATTCAGCTTGGATGATCTCAAACAACCTCTGTTCCAGAGCTCGCAGTTTTCGTCCCTCCTCCCCTGGAAATATACAGGTGAGatcatttattttattctactgttagaaaattaaatgtgaaatttcaaagttctgattattacatatacatgtatacccctTTTCATCA
Coding sequences:
- the LOC125660015 gene encoding uncharacterized protein LOC125660015, with translation MAWFGHVICHDSLAKTVLQGTVEGEEGRKLRALEQRLFEIIQAEYPEFSESTGLVHSDGRVESYAFQAFERRKNQNLELLNQMEGIDKIRLTRDELRDFKILRNHVQTYVKGYEFREWGSLNPLNFLEGPLKNRDWISKPMTSDPKTYLSRLQAIPQQIEEQILLMKRAIQLNRTNHIITMNGILEVIWSDMFYLYRNQKREDLNISLQNSSSTQLEAWDISMDNIVNALRNMAEFLDLEYFPASRANIGVSSMPGGLDYYQACLDYHLGTRLTPKEIHNLGHSEVKRIEKLMKKVMQRMGFRGEISDFFRYSQKKFRYRKQKRNTFQTYRNVIDDAHDSLWKIFRKIPLTPLKIVTYNNSRIPARGHYTNNVFYINVHYQNGTNTNVLPLAFHEAYPGHHFQECYKRQLSLPLYRQHLVFRRRYAIPFTYPTYAAFTEGWALYAEHLGMEMGFYQTPMETFQKYLSEIFRACRLVVDTGIHAFGWTKERAVAFIRNYTNSPYGEIAREVDRYITWPGQSCAYKVGELKIRDLRDRAETLLGDKFDVKEFHHQILKSGPVSLDILEEVIQDWLVSSRSPVVPNPVLYAHSASAATGTFTCTVAVSILSLLIVSLLGRFL